In Dasypus novemcinctus isolate mDasNov1 chromosome 10, mDasNov1.1.hap2, whole genome shotgun sequence, one DNA window encodes the following:
- the LOC101419443 gene encoding putative olfactory receptor 56B2: MMLQVLRDSNSSKLQVSDFILMGFPGIHEWQHWLSLPLALLYLLALSANILILITINQEATLHQPMYHFLGILAVVDMGLATTIMPKILAILWFNAKTIRLPECFAQMYVIHCFVGMESGIFFCMAIDRYVAICRPLRYPSIITDSFVVKATVFMVLRDSLLTIPVPVLAAQRHYCSSNQIEHCLCSNLGVTSLSCDDRMINSIYQLLLAWTLMGSDLGMIILSYALILHSVLRLNSAEAASKALSTCTSHLILILFFYTVVVVISITHSTTNTAPIFPVLLNVLHNVIPPALNPMVYALKNKELRHGMFKVLKLDIKSN; the protein is encoded by the coding sequence aTGATGCTCCAGGTTCTCAGAGATTCCAACAGCTCTAAATTGCAGGTTTCTGACTTCATCCTGATGGGATTTCCAGGCATTCATGAGTGGCAGCACTGGCTGTCCTTGCCCCTGGCTCTGCTCTATCTCTTAGCTCTCAGTGCCAATATCCTTATACTGATCACCATCAACCAAGAGGCTACACTGCATCAGCCTATGTACCATTTTCTGGGTATCCTGGCTGTGGTTGATATGGGCCTGGCTACTACGATTATGCCCAAGATTTTGGCTATATTATGGTTCAATGCTAAGACTATCCGTCTTCCAGAGTGCTTTGCTCAAATGTATGTCATACATTGTTTTGTGGGCATGGAGTCAGGCATCTTCTTCTGCATGGCCATTGATAGATATGTAGCCATTTGCCGACCCCTACGATATCCATCAATAATTACTGATTCCTTTGTGGTCAAGGCCACTGTGTTCATGGTCCTCAGAGACAGCCTGCTTACCATCCCAGTGCCTGTGCTGGCTGCTCAGAGACACTACTGCTCTAGCAATCAAATTGAGCACTGTCTGTGCTCTAACCTTGGGGTCACCAGCTTATCTTGTGATGACAGGATGATCAACAGTATCTACCAGTTACTTCTGGCTTGGACACTCATGGGCAGTGACCTGGGTATGATTATTTTATCATATGCTTTGATACTTCACTCTGTGCTAAGGCTGAATTCAGCAGAAGCTGCATCCAAGGCCCTGAGTACCTGTACATCTCATCTAATCTTAATTCTTTTCTTCTACACAGTTGTCGTTGTCATTTCCATCACTCATAGTACAACAAACACAGCTCCCATCTTTCCAGTTTTGCTCAACGTATTGCACAATGTCATTCCCCCTGCCCTCAACCCTATGGTCTATGCACTCAAGAATAAGGAGCTCAGGCACGGCATGTTCAAAGTGCTTAAACTTGACATCAAAAGCAACTAG
- the LOC101419888 gene encoding olfactory receptor 52N5, translating into MLAYNNSYVAPESFILNGIPDLEGAHIWISLPLCAMYVISLVGNLGLVYLIHYEKSLHRPMYFFLAMLSLVDLFTCTTTLPNALCIFWFNLKEINFNACLAQMFFVHGFTGVESGVLMLMALDRYVAICYPLHYATILTNPVIAKAGLATFLRGVMLMIPFPFLVKRLPFCQSNIISHTYCDHMSVVKLSCASIKVNVIYGLMVALLIGVFDICCISVSYTMILRAVVSLSSADARQKAFSTCTAHLSAIIITYVPAFFTFFTHRFGEHTIPRPLHIIVANLYLLLPPTLNPIVYGVKTKQIRESVIKFFQGEKGAS; encoded by the coding sequence ATGCTGGCATACAACAATTCATATGTGGCCCCAGAATCTTTTATTCTTAATGGCATTCCTGATTTGGAAGGAGCACACATCTGGATCTCCCTTCCTCTATGTGCAATGTATGTCATCTCCCTTGTGGGCAACCTCGGTCTTGTGTACCTCATTCACTATGAGAAGTCCTTACATCGCCCAATGTACTTCTTTCTGGCTATGCTGTCCCTCGTTGACCTCTTCACTTGCACCACCACACTACCCAATGCACTGTGCATTTTCTGGTTCAATCTCAAGGAAATTAACTTCAATGCTTGCTTGGCCCAGATGTTCTTTGTCCATGGGTTCACAGGTGTGGAATCTGGTGTGCTCATGCTGATGGCACTGGACCGTTATGTGGCAATTTGCTATCCATTGCACTATGCCACCATACTCACTAATCCTGTCATTGCCAAAGCTGGGCTTGCTACTTTCCTGAGGGGTGTGATGCTGATGATTCCTTTCCCATTCTTGGTCAAGCGTTTGCCCTTCTGCCAAAGCAATATTATCTCTCATACATACTGTGACCACATGTCTGTAGTGAAGTTATCCTGTGCCAGCATCAAGGTCAATGTCATCTATGGTCTGATGGTTGCCCTCCTGATTGGAGTGTTTGACATCTGCTGTATCTCAGTGTCTTACACCATGATCCTCCGAGCCGTGGTCAGCCTCTCATCAGCAGACGCTCGGCAAAAGGCCTTCAGTACCTGCACTGCTCATTTATCTGCCATCATAATCACTTATGTGCCAGCATTCTTCACTTTCTTTACCCACCGTTTTGGGGAGCACACTATTCCCCGTCCTCTTCACATTATTGTGGCTAACCTCTACTTGCTTCTTCCCCCAACTCTGAACCCTATTGTTTATGgggtgaagacaaaacaaatccGAGAAAGTGTTATAAAGTTCTTCCAGGGTGAGAAAGGAGCAAGTTGA